A stretch of the Nosocomiicoccus ampullae genome encodes the following:
- a CDS encoding ABC transporter permease: MKSLFKLIKEQIEYFNLARRLSLYELKSSNKNNYLGMLWELLNPLTQILIYWFVFGTLRNRAPVEVNGEEIPFLLWLIVGFLVWIFFYQASIQASKSIYSRLRMLSKMNFPMSVIPNIPIFSKMYIHIGMIIIAFFIYQFSGYTVTIYIIQFFYFVICLYALTFAFGLIMSTLSTIVRDVHLFLNSTLRMGLYVSGVLWPLTILNDFPKVQAFLKFNPLIYVVEGYRYAFLGRGWYIVEHWKYGLYFWALVLILLIIGSVLHMRFRRNFIDYL, from the coding sequence ATGAAATCTTTGTTTAAACTAATAAAAGAGCAAATTGAATATTTTAATTTAGCTCGAAGATTATCTTTATATGAATTAAAAAGTAGTAACAAAAACAACTATCTTGGAATGTTATGGGAGTTATTAAATCCATTAACACAAATACTTATCTACTGGTTTGTGTTTGGTACACTACGAAACCGTGCGCCGGTAGAGGTCAATGGTGAAGAGATACCATTCTTATTATGGCTTATCGTTGGTTTTTTAGTTTGGATATTTTTCTACCAAGCATCTATACAAGCATCAAAGTCAATTTACTCAAGATTAAGAATGTTATCTAAAATGAATTTCCCGATGAGTGTGATACCTAATATTCCTATTTTTTCAAAAATGTATATTCACATTGGGATGATTATTATTGCATTCTTTATTTATCAGTTTTCTGGATATACAGTCACAATTTATATCATACAGTTCTTTTACTTTGTTATTTGTTTATATGCATTAACATTTGCTTTTGGATTGATTATGTCAACGCTATCTACAATTGTGAGAGACGTACACTTATTCTTAAACTCTACTTTAAGAATGGGACTATATGTTTCAGGAGTACTTTGGCCGTTAACAATTTTAAATGATTTTCCAAAAGTTCAAGCATTTTTAAAGTTTAACCCTCTAATTTATGTAGTAGAGGGATACCGATATGCATTTCTAGGTAGAGGATGGTATATCGTAGAGCATTGGAAATATGGATTATACTTCTGGGCACTTGTATTGATTCTTCTAATCATTGGATCAGTATTACACATGAGATTTAGAAGAAACTTTATTGACTACTTATAG
- the tagH gene encoding teichoic acids export ABC transporter ATP-binding subunit TagH yields MEKVIEVKNVTKRYKLFDDSKEKFLSLFNRENYGKDFYALDQVNFSAYEGDVVGFIGTNGSGKSTLSNIIAGIVPETSGDIKTRGEVALIAVSAGLNNNLSGRENIELKCLMLGFTKREIEELEPEIIEFSELGEFIDQPVKSYSSGMKSRLGFAISVSVDPDVLIIDEALSVGDKAFAEKSLQKMKDFKAQGKTMIFVSHSLGQMKQFCDKILWLEFGRVKAYGEADEVLGMYEKFLNKWQKMSKKERDEYRKNVLSTPVQTETISKSEDTLVYTTTDEFIDESDDYEIQLESRLAHIRGGKSYIYDAPNNQEASKPSDKLKNKVYYVKRSTSYRFEKFYLLSTKPSGEEGLIGWMKETDLQTHVTTFVDKDKKTFKLNGKGSAYNTAWGGKKQLVFDDLSDMKNETIVVEETWFIGTNTWCKGYLKENLIWINAKYVYQ; encoded by the coding sequence ATGGAAAAAGTAATTGAGGTAAAAAATGTCACTAAAAGATATAAATTATTTGATGATTCAAAAGAGAAGTTTTTAAGTTTATTTAATCGAGAAAACTATGGTAAAGACTTTTATGCACTTGACCAAGTAAATTTCTCCGCCTATGAAGGAGACGTGGTTGGATTTATTGGAACAAATGGTTCTGGTAAATCAACGTTATCAAATATAATCGCAGGAATAGTACCTGAAACATCTGGCGATATAAAAACAAGAGGCGAAGTTGCTTTAATAGCAGTATCTGCGGGTTTAAATAACAACTTATCTGGTAGAGAAAATATTGAATTAAAATGTTTAATGCTCGGTTTTACCAAACGAGAAATTGAAGAATTAGAGCCAGAAATCATAGAGTTTTCTGAGCTCGGTGAATTTATCGATCAGCCCGTTAAATCGTATTCAAGTGGTATGAAGTCAAGACTTGGTTTTGCTATCTCGGTAAGTGTTGACCCAGATGTTTTAATTATTGACGAAGCACTATCTGTTGGAGATAAAGCGTTCGCTGAAAAAAGTTTACAAAAGATGAAAGATTTCAAAGCACAAGGTAAGACAATGATATTTGTTTCACACTCTTTAGGACAAATGAAACAATTTTGCGATAAGATACTATGGTTAGAATTTGGTAGAGTAAAAGCTTATGGTGAAGCAGATGAAGTTTTAGGAATGTATGAAAAGTTTCTAAACAAATGGCAAAAAATGTCTAAAAAAGAACGCGATGAATATCGTAAAAATGTATTATCTACACCTGTTCAAACAGAAACAATTTCAAAATCTGAAGACACGTTAGTATATACAACAACAGATGAATTTATAGATGAAAGTGATGACTACGAAATTCAATTAGAGAGTCGTCTTGCTCATATACGTGGTGGTAAATCTTATATATACGACGCACCAAATAATCAAGAGGCTAGCAAACCTTCAGATAAGTTAAAAAACAAAGTCTATTATGTAAAACGTTCGACATCATACCGTTTTGAAAAGTTTTACTTATTAAGTACAAAGCCAAGTGGAGAAGAAGGTTTAATAGGTTGGATGAAAGAAACAGATTTACAAACCCATGTAACAACCTTTGTAGATAAAGATAAAAAAACATTCAAATTAAATGGTAAAGGATCTGCATACAATACCGCGTGGGGTGGCAAAAAACAATTAGTTTTTGACGACTTATCAGACATGAAGAATGAAACAATAGTAGTTGAAGAAACTTGGTTTATAGGTACTAATACGTGGTGTAAAGGTTATCTAAAAGAAAACTTAATTTGGATTAATGCGAAGTATGTTTATCAATAA
- a CDS encoding glycosyltransferase family 2 protein → MLELSIIMPLYNKEYSIEQSLNSIINLDIDHSNIEVIIIDDKSTDDSVNIVSKFLEDYDFFKLIELEENSGSPSTPRNVGITKAKGTYIALLDADDWLDSKGFPELLKQAIENDSDFAFGQAIKHSDKNISKIATFASYKKQNNLIPYEIEKIFRAVGPPGKIFKRSLIVNNDIKFKHLKYGEDKLFFIEAISLSSSASMNPTPVYHVNRYSRNVSLVQETSIIEKSYLNIEVLKDVILMNIPDSAKKEAISRIIEMDFLSRLFNRKRFLNSNNKKDYYKVFNIMMKVLDKNNLVADDYITDNSLGAILKLVTEKRYDDLIEFITITTGKQKSARFLKDNQSYMRLPTPLEDIEPVKDEIYAVYNGTSEMNGEFYEIINVYIDDVQRINKVLLCEISNEPIEKEVSYLVNDYRILIKTNDLNFDDYNFNIKIVYDNYKSVLVNASYPSANINYNLNRQHYKVEFTNHHSKNTHPSAKIKANYLTEVPESVEILKKCYVYNDVEFKEKPLKKLNKNDEIKVCDIMYTKKGTPRLVTKDKQFITANKEFVKIIE, encoded by the coding sequence ATGCTTGAACTTTCAATAATAATGCCATTATATAATAAAGAATACTCAATAGAACAAAGTTTAAATTCAATAATTAATCTTGATATTGATCATTCAAACATTGAAGTCATAATTATCGACGATAAATCAACAGATGATTCAGTTAATATAGTTAGTAAATTTCTAGAAGATTATGACTTTTTTAAACTAATAGAGTTAGAAGAGAATTCTGGCAGTCCATCTACACCTAGAAATGTTGGTATAACAAAAGCAAAAGGAACTTATATTGCACTTTTAGATGCGGATGATTGGTTAGACAGCAAGGGATTTCCTGAATTACTTAAGCAAGCGATTGAAAACGATTCTGACTTTGCATTTGGACAAGCGATTAAACACTCAGATAAAAATATTTCAAAAATAGCAACATTTGCATCTTACAAAAAACAAAATAATTTAATTCCATATGAGATTGAGAAGATTTTTAGAGCGGTTGGACCACCAGGTAAAATTTTTAAAAGGTCACTAATAGTTAATAATGATATTAAGTTTAAGCATTTAAAATATGGTGAGGACAAACTTTTCTTTATAGAGGCTATTAGTTTAAGTAGCAGTGCTTCAATGAATCCAACACCAGTGTATCATGTGAATCGTTATTCTAGAAATGTGTCATTAGTACAAGAAACGAGTATTATTGAAAAAAGTTACCTTAATATAGAGGTCTTAAAAGACGTAATTTTAATGAATATTCCTGATTCTGCTAAGAAAGAAGCTATTAGCAGAATAATAGAAATGGACTTTTTATCTAGGCTATTTAATCGAAAAAGATTTCTAAATTCTAATAATAAGAAAGATTACTATAAAGTGTTTAATATTATGATGAAAGTACTAGATAAAAACAATTTAGTGGCAGATGATTATATCACAGACAATAGTCTAGGAGCTATATTAAAGTTAGTAACTGAAAAACGATACGATGACTTAATAGAATTTATTACTATTACTACAGGAAAACAGAAGTCAGCGAGATTTTTAAAAGACAATCAATCATATATGAGGCTGCCAACACCCCTCGAAGATATAGAACCAGTTAAGGATGAGATTTACGCTGTTTATAATGGTACTTCTGAGATGAATGGTGAGTTTTATGAAATTATAAATGTTTATATTGATGATGTTCAAAGAATTAACAAAGTGTTGTTATGTGAAATTAGTAATGAACCAATTGAGAAAGAAGTTAGCTATCTAGTTAATGATTATAGAATTCTTATTAAAACAAATGATTTAAACTTTGATGATTATAACTTTAACATAAAAATAGTATATGATAATTATAAAAGTGTTTTAGTGAATGCAAGTTATCCATCAGCAAATATCAATTATAATCTTAATCGTCAACATTATAAAGTTGAATTTACCAATCATCATAGTAAAAACACTCATCCTTCAGCAAAAATAAAAGCGAATTATTTAACTGAAGTTCCTGAATCTGTTGAAATACTTAAAAAGTGTTATGTTTATAATGATGTTGAATTTAAAGAGAAACCATTAAAAAAACTAAATAAAAATGATGAAATTAAAGTCTGTGATATTATGTATACAAAAAAAGGAACTCCAAGATTAGTTACAAAAGATAAGCAATTTATTACCGCCAATAAAGAATTTGTAAAAATTATTGAATAG
- a CDS encoding acyltransferase family protein encodes MKTYTSVIFWMRAICCLSVVMIHSVTTTFYKFDMPNSGYILRVFQLLLLFATPMFVFISEFLLAKNYRTSVKEGFFKQKLLMLGVPYIFINLGLAYVFGHPKNIEDYIDSVNYMMFHGGTVTYFIVIIFQFYLLHILFSKYLVHLNPVKITICSVVFSSLFWAMRKFVETPDNYLISWLWQREGWMIFFGWLCYFVLGFYIGYYYEEFMSSIKDYAIPILIGTAFVTIWVIYNYMSGWLTLVDSKRIDTPIYVTMIILLFFLLSSYFKYVPKFILFISNYSFSIYLLHYFFVHRLGQLHDHPVFNMLFTFILCIVFSVSIAYIANQFKLGKYIVGGIGNLTHEQFYKKYKMGLVD; translated from the coding sequence TTGAAAACTTATACATCTGTAATATTTTGGATGAGGGCTATTTGTTGTTTGAGTGTTGTAATGATTCATTCGGTAACTACGACTTTTTATAAATTCGACATGCCGAATTCAGGTTATATATTAAGAGTTTTCCAATTACTGTTATTATTTGCAACACCTATGTTTGTATTTATTTCAGAATTTTTATTAGCTAAGAATTATAGAACTAGTGTGAAAGAAGGGTTCTTTAAGCAAAAGTTATTGATGCTTGGTGTTCCATATATTTTTATAAATTTAGGATTGGCATATGTATTTGGACATCCAAAGAATATCGAAGATTACATAGATTCTGTTAATTACATGATGTTTCATGGAGGGACGGTAACTTATTTTATAGTTATAATTTTTCAGTTTTACTTATTACATATTTTATTTTCAAAATATCTAGTTCATTTAAATCCTGTAAAAATAACTATTTGCTCAGTTGTGTTCAGCTCATTATTTTGGGCCATGAGAAAATTTGTTGAAACACCTGACAATTATTTAATAAGTTGGCTATGGCAAAGAGAAGGCTGGATGATATTTTTTGGATGGCTATGCTATTTTGTTTTAGGATTTTATATTGGGTATTATTATGAAGAATTTATGAGTAGTATAAAAGATTACGCAATCCCTATTTTAATTGGAACAGCATTTGTAACTATATGGGTTATATATAATTATATGTCGGGGTGGTTAACACTTGTAGATTCAAAAAGGATTGATACACCTATTTATGTCACTATGATAATATTGTTATTCTTTTTATTGTCATCATACTTCAAATATGTGCCAAAATTTATTCTTTTTATAAGCAATTATTCATTTAGTATTTATTTATTACATTATTTCTTTGTCCATCGACTTGGGCAACTACATGATCACCCTGTATTTAATATGTTATTTACTTTTATACTATGTATAGTGTTTTCAGTATCAATAGCTTATATTGCTAATCAATTTAAATTAGGTAAATATATCGTTGGTGGAATTGGCAATCTCACACATGAACAGTTTTATAAAAAATATAAAATGGGATTAGTTGATTAA